A stretch of DNA from Microtus pennsylvanicus isolate mMicPen1 chromosome 20, mMicPen1.hap1, whole genome shotgun sequence:
CCCACCTTAGGATGCGGCTAAGCCGCCGGGCTCTCTATGCGCTAGTTCTGCTGCTCGCCTGCGCCTCGCTGGGGCTCCTGTACGCCAGCACCAGAGACGCGCCCAGGCTTCCGAACCCTCTGGCGTTGTGGTCGCCCCCACAAGGTCCCCCGAAGCTCGATCTGCTAGACCTTGCCCCTGAGCCCCGCTACGCGCACATCCCGGTCAGGTTCAAGGAGCACATAGTGGGGTGAGTGCTGACCCGGGCGAGGTGGCGACAGAGCACAGCATGccggggttgggggggggggtgcctggAGCTTTTGTTTCCTCCAGTGCTGGGCCCAGGGTCCTGCTGCTTTGCTCTGACTGGTGGGTGCAGTAAGCGGGAGGTGGAGAGGGTGACTGAGGCTTAAACtaggggggaggggggcaagaCGGCAAATCTCTCCTGAACCTTGTCACCGCCATTGGGGTGTGGGAGGAGGAGTGCAGGCAGCGGAGCACCCAGCGACAGCCGGCTTCTTGATTTAGACTTGAGATTACGGAAGGGTTCCTGAGTGGCGGCTAGGTAGACATTCCAGGAACTGGCCCTACTCCACACCTCTACAAAGCCCGGATACACGGGATGAGCTGGCTGGTCTGTGGTCCCCTCTTGGGGGCTATTTGAAGAGCAGTGCTTAAGGGGGAAAGATACCAGATGGGAAGAGTTGAGGGACCCAAGTGTGGGGCTGCTATGGGTTTTGTGAGGTCAGTGGAGCTGGGCGGTGGAACTCTGAAGACCCTTTCTCCTCGCTTCAGGCTGCTGACTCCGTATAACTGCAGTTGTGaacccaggggagggagctttgcCTTCCCGTTCCAGAGACAGGCTCGAGTCATTGACCTCGCTAAAGCCTTTACCGCTGAGGAGCTGCAGACTGTTTCTGTCGCCAGGGAGCTGGAATACCAGGCCTTCCTTGCAAGGTACCAGTGAGAAGCCTTCCCCAGGGTGGGGGCAGCGGTGGTCGTTAGTGACCCCTTGGGAAGAgatctctctttgtcttttgtccctccctctccaccgCAGAAGCCAGTCCCTGACTGACCAGCTACTCATAGCCCCAGCCAACTCCCCCTTACAGTATCCCCTGCAGGGCGTGGAGGTTCAGCCTCTCAGGAGCATCCTGGTGCCAGGTAAGGAAGGAAGGTCCGGGGGTGAGCCAGGTTAGAAGTCTGGATGAAGGAGAGTGAGGGAGGCAGGGGGTGAAAGGTGAAGATCCCTGAGAAGGGAGCTTAGGCAGGAGGTGTGGACAGAAGGGACTCTAGGGTTGCCGGGAATTTCAGGAAACCTGAGAAGTTTGTTGAGAGGAATCTCCTCTTTGATAGCTGAATAAGGGCTTGTGGGATAGGCAAGACCAGCCATGGAAGAAATGTCTCTTGGATGGgaaggagttaaaaaaaaaaaaacagtccctCTAGGGTATTTTGTACTAGGCCTCGGCAGGAGAGATGGCATGAAGCAGTGCAtggtgggaagaggagaaaaaatgagaaagaacgCAGGCCTGTCTGTGTGATCTTGACTCCTCATCCTCCCCCCAGGGCTAAGTCTGCAGGAAGCTGCTGCCCAGGAGGTGTATCAGGTGAGAGGAAACAGCAAAGAGGCCAGGTGGGCACGGAGGGGGACAGATCCACCCAGAGAGATGCGGGGATCGAAAGAGCAATAGGTGAAGTGGGGGTCTAACCCGGCTCTCTCTCCCGCTCTGCCAGGTGAACCTGATTGCTTCCCTAGGCACCTGGGATGTGGCAGGGGACGTGGAAGGCGTGACTCTCACTGGAGAGGGACAGCCGAATCTCACCCTTGCCAGCCCAGGCCTGGATAGACTCAACCGGCAGCTGCAACTGGTCACTTACAGCAGTCGAAGCCACCAGGCCAATACAGCAGACACAGGTACGAGGCCTGGGTGAGGCAGGGGCGGGCTGAAAGAACAGAAGGAACCCAATCTGAAGAAAGCCAATGATAGAGGGtgtgggagggccttgggccAGTGGCTACAATGGTCGAGAATGTAGCAAGTGGGCCAGTGGTGCCAGGGATGAGAGAAGGAGCCTTTGTTTATCTGGGGCCAAAACAGGCCAGTGGGAAACCAGAGCCTTGGGCGTGTTCCCGCTTCGGTTCGCCAATCCAGCCCTGAGCCTCCAGGAAGTGACCTCTTCCTGGAGCCGGAGGACTGGGGCATCCCCTCCCGCACCTTTCAGAGAGGTGCACTGCCCACATAGGTTTCTAGCCCAACACTTACCTTGCcagcctccttttctcttcctacttTTCTCCAAAGTTTGGTTTACTGCGTTTCCTCCTACCTTGGGGCCTTTTGCCATCCTCTCTGCCTAGAAGTTCTTCCCCGAGATTTTTACCCCCATTGGCTCCTTCTGGACGTTTGCTCAAATGACTCCACTTTCCTTAAGGCAGTTTTCCTGACCTCGATTTCTACTTAACGCCAGTACCGCCGCATTAGACTTTCTTGTTTACTTAACCTAAACCAGAATGGTTACATCCTCGAAGTCTTGCCCTTGCACAATACAGGCATTTTACTTTCGgtgcctctcatttcctgtactAGAAATTTATGTAATGGCATTATCACATTGATTAAATGGCTTCCTCAATTTAGAACACActttcaattattttgttttgtttttgaagccaTCTCATTTCACATAGCtatgactggcctcaaactcattattcAGCCGACTTTGACTCCCGGTCCTGgagcttctacctcccaagttccaggattacaggtgtgtgccaccacaccaattGACAGAAAGAATTTAAAGCTGTGTAGCACAGAGTGAAGTATAGTGGTCCATGCCCGTAGTCTTACTGCTTGGGAAGCTACGGTAGGAGGGTagagagttcaaggatagcctagGCTTCACACACCCACCTGCCCCCCGCCCCCACAATATATTGCGTGTAGAAAATTTTAGTAAAGATTAACTTTTAAACAGTTAGCTTTTGCTAGACATGGTAATGCTCACCTATAATGCCAGCCCTCTGGGATCTGAGGCAGGTAGGAGAATTGCCTCAGTgttgaaggcagcctgggctgtgCAGCAAGTACCGAGCTAGTCCGGGCTTCATAAGCAGGACCCAGCCCTTTCAAGAAGCCAAacggggaaaaaaaggaaaaagaaaaaacaggaggaaggaaggaaggaaggaaggaaggaaggaaggaaggaaggaaggaaagaaagaagagaagagaagttcCATTGCCTTTGTTTCATCTCCTAAACTGTCCACTTCCGGCCAGATGTGTAGCTCAGTCTCATTGGGTAGTGTGCTTGTCTGGCATGCACAAGACTGTGGGGTCAGTCCCCAGCATGGTGCAGAACTCTAGGATGTCTCATTAGGAGACACTGTAGGTGATAACACCTGTAATCttactcaagagacagaggtcatCCCGTGGAAGAAAAATAGAGCTGGGGATATGAACTTGGTGGCAGAGTGCTTTGGAGCATGTGTTAGGCTCTAaattcaattcccatcaccacaGAACAACAAAACACAGGTTCCACAGAAGTCAGAACTGTATGTTCGTGCCTACCAAGGTCTGGAAAGGCAGAACACAGAATAGGGATTTAAATATTGGTTTGCTGAAAAGAGAATGTTCTTCTAGCCTTAAGGGCCCAATTCCACGTCCTTTCTTCCCAGTCCGGTTCTCCACCAAGGGACATGAAGCTGCCTTCACCATCCGCATAAGATATCCTCCCCAACCCCGGCTGTACCCACCTTCATTTGTACGCGAGGGAGGTGAGGCTCGCGGGATTAGGGAAGTAAAGAAGGGTTAGCCCTGGGAGGGGCTGCTTTCCCGTTTCTCtctcccattcccccctccctttctgcaCCCAACCCAGCATCTTGCTTTCAGCCCAGTACAACATCAGTGCTCTGGTTACCATCGCCACCAAGACCTTTCTTCGTTATGAGCGTCTACGGACACTCATTGCCAGCATCCGACGCTTTTACCCCACCGTCACCATAATCATTGCTGACGACAGCGACAAACCGGAGCGCATTAGCGACCCCCACGTGGAGCACTATTTCATGCCCTTCGGCAAGGTGCGCTGTCTGCAAAGCTGAACCCGGGCaccagaggactctgggaaggggGCGTGCCCTCAGTCTGCGGCTTGCAGGGTAGTGATTGAGGACCACCTGCCTCAGACACAAGTGTGTGCCTATTGGAAGAGATCCCGGATCTGGAATTTTGGCTAGCTCATTCGTTCTGCATTCTTGAAATGGTGCTATTACCTATAATAATAGAATAAGTTGGTA
This window harbors:
- the B4galnt1 gene encoding beta-1,4 N-acetylgalactosaminyltransferase 1 isoform X4 — protein: MGGLGNLRSLPRQRNQESQPSPSPCRWSPLIFPHLRMRLSRRALYALVLLLACASLGLLYASTRDAPRLPNPLALWSPPQGPPKLDLLDLAPEPRYAHIPVRFKEHIVGLLTPYNCSCEPRGGSFAFPFQRQARVIDLAKAFTAEELQTVSVARELEYQAFLARSQSLTDQLLIAPANSPLQYPLQGVEVQPLRSILVPGLSLQEAAAQEVYQVNLIASLGTWDVAGDVEGVTLTGEGQPNLTLASPGLDRLNRQLQLVTYSSRSHQANTADTVRFSTKGHEAAFTIRIRYPPQPRLYPPSFVREGAQYNISALVTIATKTFLRYERLRTLIASIRRFYPTVTIIIADDSDKPERISDPHVEHYFMPFGKGWFAGRNLAVSQVTTKYVLWVDDDFVFTARTRLEKLVNVLERTPLDLVGGAVREISGFSTTYRQLLTVEPGPPGLGDCLRHKRGFHHELLGFPNCVVTDGVVNFFLARTDKVREVGFDPRFNRVAHLGAGFLHPPET
- the B4galnt1 gene encoding beta-1,4 N-acetylgalactosaminyltransferase 1 isoform X6; its protein translation is MRLSRRALYALVLLLACASLGLLYASTRDAPRLPNPLALWSPPQGPPKLDLLDLAPEPRYAHIPVRFKEHIVGLLTPYNCSCEPRGGSFAFPFQRQARVIDLAKAFTAEELQTVSVARELEYQAFLARSQSLTDQLLIAPANSPLQYPLQGVEVQPLRSILVPGLSLQEAAAQEVYQVNLIASLGTWDVAGDVEGVTLTGEGQPNLTLASPGLDRLNRQLQLVTYSSRSHQANTADTVRFSTKGHEAAFTIRIRYPPQPRLYPPSFVREGAQYNISALVTIATKTFLRYERLRTLIASIRRFYPTVTIIIADDSDKPERISDPHVEHYFMPFGKGWFAGRNLAVSQVTTKYVLWVDDDFVFTARTRLEKLVNVLERTPLDLVGGAVREISGFSTTYRQLLTVEPGPPGLGDCLRHKRGFHHELLGFPNCVVTDGVVNFFLARTDKVREVGFDPRFNRVAHLGAGFLHPPET
- the B4galnt1 gene encoding beta-1,4 N-acetylgalactosaminyltransferase 1 isoform X3 — protein: MRLSRRALYALVLLLACASLGLLYASTRDAPRLPNPLALWSPPQGPPKLDLLDLAPEPRYAHIPVRFKEHIVGLLTPYNCSCEPRGGSFAFPFQRQARVIDLAKAFTAEELQTVSVARELEYQAFLARSQSLTDQLLIAPANSPLQYPLQGVEVQPLRSILVPGLSLQEAAAQEVYQVNLIASLGTWDVAGDVEGVTLTGEGQPNLTLASPGLDRLNRQLQLVTYSSRSHQANTADTVRFSTKGHEAAFTIRIRYPPQPRLYPPSFVREGAQYNISALVTIATKTFLRYERLRTLIASIRRFYPTVTIIIADDSDKPERISDPHVEHYFMPFGKGWFAGRNLAVSQVTTKYVLWVDDDFVFTARTRLEKLVNVLERTPLDLVGGAVREISGFSTTYRQLLTVEPGPPGLGDCLRHKRGFHHELLGFPNCVVTDGVVNFFLARTDKVREVGFDPRFNRVAHLEFFLDGLGSLRVGSCSDIVVDHASKVKLPWVSKDTQADTYARYRYPGSLDQSQVAKHRLLFFKHRLQCMIAE
- the B4galnt1 gene encoding beta-1,4 N-acetylgalactosaminyltransferase 1 isoform X2 is translated as MGGLGNLRSLPRQRNQESQPSPSPCRWSPLIFPHLRMRLSRRALYALVLLLACASLGLLYASTRDAPRLPNPLALWSPPQGPPKLDLLDLAPEPRYAHIPVRFKEHIVGLLTPYNCSCEPRGGSFAFPFQRQARVIDLAKAFTAEELQTVSVARELEYQAFLARSQSLTDQLLIAPANSPLQYPLQGVEVQPLRSILVPGLSLQEAAAQEVYQVNLIASLGTWDVAGDVEGVTLTGEGQPNLTLASPGLDRLNRQLQLVTYSSRSHQANTADTAQYNISALVTIATKTFLRYERLRTLIASIRRFYPTVTIIIADDSDKPERISDPHVEHYFMPFGKGWFAGRNLAVSQVTTKYVLWVDDDFVFTARTRLEKLVNVLERTPLDLVGGAVREISGFSTTYRQLLTVEPGPPGLGDCLRHKRGFHHELLGFPNCVVTDGVVNFFLARTDKVREVGFDPRFNRVAHLEFFLDGLGSLRVGSCSDIVVDHASKVKLPWVSKDTQADTYARYRYPGSLDQSQVAKHRLLFFKHRLQCMIAE
- the B4galnt1 gene encoding beta-1,4 N-acetylgalactosaminyltransferase 1 isoform X1, which encodes MGGLGNLRSLPRQRNQESQPSPSPCRWSPLIFPHLRMRLSRRALYALVLLLACASLGLLYASTRDAPRLPNPLALWSPPQGPPKLDLLDLAPEPRYAHIPVRFKEHIVGLLTPYNCSCEPRGGSFAFPFQRQARVIDLAKAFTAEELQTVSVARELEYQAFLARSQSLTDQLLIAPANSPLQYPLQGVEVQPLRSILVPGLSLQEAAAQEVYQVNLIASLGTWDVAGDVEGVTLTGEGQPNLTLASPGLDRLNRQLQLVTYSSRSHQANTADTVRFSTKGHEAAFTIRIRYPPQPRLYPPSFVREGAQYNISALVTIATKTFLRYERLRTLIASIRRFYPTVTIIIADDSDKPERISDPHVEHYFMPFGKGWFAGRNLAVSQVTTKYVLWVDDDFVFTARTRLEKLVNVLERTPLDLVGGAVREISGFSTTYRQLLTVEPGPPGLGDCLRHKRGFHHELLGFPNCVVTDGVVNFFLARTDKVREVGFDPRFNRVAHLEFFLDGLGSLRVGSCSDIVVDHASKVKLPWVSKDTQADTYARYRYPGSLDQSQVAKHRLLFFKHRLQCMIAE
- the B4galnt1 gene encoding beta-1,4 N-acetylgalactosaminyltransferase 1 isoform X5, with translation MRLSRRALYALVLLLACASLGLLYASTRDAPRLPNPLALWSPPQGPPKLDLLDLAPEPRYAHIPVRFKEHIVGLLTPYNCSCEPRGGSFAFPFQRQARVIDLAKAFTAEELQTVSVARELEYQAFLARSQSLTDQLLIAPANSPLQYPLQGVEVQPLRSILVPGLSLQEAAAQEVYQVNLIASLGTWDVAGDVEGVTLTGEGQPNLTLASPGLDRLNRQLQLVTYSSRSHQANTADTAQYNISALVTIATKTFLRYERLRTLIASIRRFYPTVTIIIADDSDKPERISDPHVEHYFMPFGKGWFAGRNLAVSQVTTKYVLWVDDDFVFTARTRLEKLVNVLERTPLDLVGGAVREISGFSTTYRQLLTVEPGPPGLGDCLRHKRGFHHELLGFPNCVVTDGVVNFFLARTDKVREVGFDPRFNRVAHLEFFLDGLGSLRVGSCSDIVVDHASKVKLPWVSKDTQADTYARYRYPGSLDQSQVAKHRLLFFKHRLQCMIAE